A region of Arabidopsis thaliana chromosome 5, partial sequence DNA encodes the following proteins:
- a CDS encoding uncharacterized protein (unknown protein; Has 30201 Blast hits to 17322 proteins in 780 species: Archae - 12; Bacteria - 1396; Metazoa - 17338; Fungi - 3422; Plants - 5037; Viruses - 0; Other Eukaryotes - 2996 (source: NCBI BLink).) — translation MIISINPPSSTVKNKIDFSSPDNDLATEMLSPETTRK, via the coding sequence ATGATAATCTCCATCAATCCACCGTCGTCTACAGTAAAAAACAAGATCGATTTCAGTTCACCGGATAATGATCTAGCCACCGAGATGCTTTCACCGGAGACAACGAGGAAATAA
- a CDS encoding electron transporter, putative (Protein of unknown function, DUF547) (Protein of unknown function, DUF547; FUNCTIONS IN: molecular_function unknown; INVOLVED IN: biological_process unknown; LOCATED IN: cellular_component unknown; CONTAINS InterPro DOMAIN/s: Protein of unknown function DUF547 (InterPro:IPR006869); BEST Arabidopsis thaliana protein match is: Protein of unknown function, DUF547 (TAIR:AT2G23700.1); Has 30201 Blast hits to 17322 proteins in 780 species: Archae - 12; Bacteria - 1396; Metazoa - 17338; Fungi - 3422; Plants - 5037; Viruses - 0; Other Eukaryotes - 2996 (source: NCBI BLink).) codes for MLSLNSASFPEKKRVEGDKTSNSSHEASQRMKLDMGRSNESKHNQYHSNTETSLKQEITHLETRLQDQFKVRCALEKALGYRTASSYVLTETNDIAMPKPATDLIKDVAVLEMEVIHLEQYLLSLYRKAFEQQISSVSPNLENKKPKSPPVTTPRRRLDFSEDDDTPSKTDQHTVPLLDDNQNQSKKTEIAAVDRDQMDPSFRRSHSQRSAFGSRKASPEDSWGKASRSCHSQPLYVQNGDNLISLAEHLGTRISDHVPETPNKLSEGMVKCMSEIYCKLAEPPSVLHRGLSSPNSSLSSSAFSPSDQYDTSSPGFGNSSSFDVRLDNSFHVEGEKDFSGPYSSIVEVLCIYRDAKKASEVEDLLQNFKSLISRLEEVDPRKLKHEEKLAFWINVHNALVMHAFLAYGIPQNNVKRVLLLLKAAYNIGGHTISAEAIQSSILGCKMSHPGQWLRLLFASRKFKAGDERLAYAIDHPEPLLHFALTSGSHSDPAVRVYTPKRIQQELETSKEEYIRMNLSIRKQRILLPKLVETFAKDSGLCPAGLTEMVNRSIPESSRKCVKRCQSSTSKPRKTIDWIPHSFTFRYLILREAAK; via the exons ATGCTCTCTCTGAACAGTGCCAGCTTtccagaaaagaaaagagttgaaGGAGATAAAACCTCAAATAGTTCTCATGAAGCCTCTCAACGAATGAAGCTG GACATGGGACGTTCAAATGAATCAAAGCATAATCAATATCATTCAAACACGGAGACTTCATTGAAGCAAGAG ATTACTCACCTCGAGACAAGATTACAAGATCAGTTTAAGGTTCGTTGTGCATTAGAGAAAGCCTTAGGTTATCGAACAGCATCTTCTTACGTACTGACTGAAACAAACGACATTGCCATGCCTAAG CCAGCTACTGATTTAATCAAAGACGTTGCGGTGCTCGAAATGGAAGTTATACATTTGGAACAGTATCTTCTTTCATTATACAGAAAAGCCTTTGAGCAGCAAATCTCTTCTGTATCTCCAAATTTAGAGAACAAGAAGCCAAAATCTCCTCCTGTTACAACCCCTAGAAGGCGTCTAGACTTttctgaagatgatgatacCCCCTCGAAAACAGATCAACACACAGTTCCTCTGCTTGAtgataatcaaaatcaatcaaagaaaacagagattgCTGCGGTTGACCGAGACCAGATGGACCCCAGTTTTCGCCGTAGTCACTCTCAACGTTCGGCATTTGGGAGTAGAAAAGCTTCTCCCGAAGATTCTTGGGGTAAAGCCAGCCGCTCTTGTCACTCACAGCCACTGTATGTGCAGAATGGAGATAACCTAATCAGTCTAGCTGAACATCTTGGCACCCGAATCTCGGATCATGTTCCAGAAACACCCAACAAGTTATCTGAAGGAATGGTCAAGTGCATGTCAGAAATATACTGCAAGCTTGCAGAGCCACCTTCTGTGCTACATCGTGGGCTTTCATCTCCAAACTCGTCTTTATCATCAAGTGCATTTTCGCCCTCTGACCAATACGATACATCGAGCCCTGGATTCGGAAACAGCTCCTCTTTTGATGTTCGGCTAGATAACTCTTTCCATGTAGAAGGAGAAAAGGACTTCAGTGGACCTTACAGCAGCATTGTTGAAGTGCTTTGCATTTACAGAGACGCCAAAAAGGCCAGTGAGGTGGAAGATCTTCTGCAAAACTTCAA GTCACTTATTAGTAGATTGGAGGAAGTCGATCCAAGGAAGTTGAAACATGAAGAGAAGCTAGCGTTTTGGATAAATGTGCACAATGCACTTGTGATGCAT gCGTTTTTAGCTTATGGGATTCCACAGAACAATGTGAAGAGAGTCTTACTTCTACTCAAG GCTGCATATAACATTGGTGGACACACAATTAGCGCCGAAGCGATACAAAGTTCGATTCTTGGGTGCAAAATGTCTCATCCTGGACAG tGGCTTAGACTACTATTTGCTTCGAGGAAATTCAAAGCAGGGGATGAAAGATTAGCTTATGCAATCGATCATCCTGAGCCTCTCCTGCATTTTGCACTTACTTCAGGCAGCCACTCCGATCCCGCG GTTCGTGTATATACACCGAAAAGAATCCAGCAAGAGCTTGAAACGTCGAAAGAAGAGTACATAAGAATGAACTTAAGCATACGCAAGCAGAGAATCCTATTGCCAAAGCTTGTGGAGACGTTTGCAAAAGACTCCGGTTTATGTCCGGCGGGTTTGACAGAGATGGTTAACCGGAGTATACCGGAGTCTTCAAGGAAATGTGTAAAGAGATGTCAATCTAGTACTAGTAAACCACGAAAGACAATTGATTGGATCCCTCACAGCTTTACATTTAGATATCTTATTCTTAGAGAAGCTGCCAAATGA
- a CDS encoding electron transporter, putative (Protein of unknown function, DUF547) (Protein of unknown function, DUF547; FUNCTIONS IN: molecular_function unknown; INVOLVED IN: biological_process unknown; LOCATED IN: cellular_component unknown; CONTAINS InterPro DOMAIN/s: Protein of unknown function DUF547 (InterPro:IPR006869); BEST Arabidopsis thaliana protein match is: Protein of unknown function, DUF547 (TAIR:AT2G23700.1).) translates to MGFGVGGGGGRMLDLRIVQNHKRSKSASFPEKKRVEGDKTSNSSHEASQRMKLDMGRSNESKHNQYHSNTETSLKQEITHLETRLQDQFKVRCALEKALGYRTASSYVLTETNDIAMPKPATDLIKDVAVLEMEVIHLEQYLLSLYRKAFEQQISSVSPNLENKKPKSPPVTTPRRRLDFSEDDDTPSKTDQHTVPLLDDNQNQSKKTEIAAVDRDQMDPSFRRSHSQRSAFGSRKASPEDSWGKASRSCHSQPLYVQNGDNLISLAEHLGTRISDHVPETPNKLSEGMVKCMSEIYCKLAEPPSVLHRGLSSPNSSLSSSAFSPSDQYDTSSPGFGNSSSFDVRLDNSFHVEGEKDFSGPYSSIVEVLCIYRDAKKASEVEDLLQNFKSLISRLEEVDPRKLKHEEKLAFWINVHNALVMHAFLAYGIPQNNVKRVLLLLKAAYNIGGHTISAEAIQSSILGCKMSHPGQWLRLLFASRKFKAGDERLAYAIDHPEPLLHFALTSGSHSDPAVRVYTPKRIQQELETSKEEYIRMNLSIRKQRILLPKLVETFAKDSGLCPAGLTEMVNRSIPESSRKCVKRCQSSTSKPRKTIDWIPHSFTFRYLILREAAK, encoded by the exons ATGGGATTTGGAGtaggtggtggaggtggtaGAATGTTGGATTTGAGGATTGTCCAAAATCACAAGCGTTCAAAGAG TGCCAGCTTtccagaaaagaaaagagttgaaGGAGATAAAACCTCAAATAGTTCTCATGAAGCCTCTCAACGAATGAAGCTG GACATGGGACGTTCAAATGAATCAAAGCATAATCAATATCATTCAAACACGGAGACTTCATTGAAGCAAGAG ATTACTCACCTCGAGACAAGATTACAAGATCAGTTTAAGGTTCGTTGTGCATTAGAGAAAGCCTTAGGTTATCGAACAGCATCTTCTTACGTACTGACTGAAACAAACGACATTGCCATGCCTAAG CCAGCTACTGATTTAATCAAAGACGTTGCGGTGCTCGAAATGGAAGTTATACATTTGGAACAGTATCTTCTTTCATTATACAGAAAAGCCTTTGAGCAGCAAATCTCTTCTGTATCTCCAAATTTAGAGAACAAGAAGCCAAAATCTCCTCCTGTTACAACCCCTAGAAGGCGTCTAGACTTttctgaagatgatgatacCCCCTCGAAAACAGATCAACACACAGTTCCTCTGCTTGAtgataatcaaaatcaatcaaagaaaacagagattgCTGCGGTTGACCGAGACCAGATGGACCCCAGTTTTCGCCGTAGTCACTCTCAACGTTCGGCATTTGGGAGTAGAAAAGCTTCTCCCGAAGATTCTTGGGGTAAAGCCAGCCGCTCTTGTCACTCACAGCCACTGTATGTGCAGAATGGAGATAACCTAATCAGTCTAGCTGAACATCTTGGCACCCGAATCTCGGATCATGTTCCAGAAACACCCAACAAGTTATCTGAAGGAATGGTCAAGTGCATGTCAGAAATATACTGCAAGCTTGCAGAGCCACCTTCTGTGCTACATCGTGGGCTTTCATCTCCAAACTCGTCTTTATCATCAAGTGCATTTTCGCCCTCTGACCAATACGATACATCGAGCCCTGGATTCGGAAACAGCTCCTCTTTTGATGTTCGGCTAGATAACTCTTTCCATGTAGAAGGAGAAAAGGACTTCAGTGGACCTTACAGCAGCATTGTTGAAGTGCTTTGCATTTACAGAGACGCCAAAAAGGCCAGTGAGGTGGAAGATCTTCTGCAAAACTTCAA GTCACTTATTAGTAGATTGGAGGAAGTCGATCCAAGGAAGTTGAAACATGAAGAGAAGCTAGCGTTTTGGATAAATGTGCACAATGCACTTGTGATGCAT gCGTTTTTAGCTTATGGGATTCCACAGAACAATGTGAAGAGAGTCTTACTTCTACTCAAG GCTGCATATAACATTGGTGGACACACAATTAGCGCCGAAGCGATACAAAGTTCGATTCTTGGGTGCAAAATGTCTCATCCTGGACAG tGGCTTAGACTACTATTTGCTTCGAGGAAATTCAAAGCAGGGGATGAAAGATTAGCTTATGCAATCGATCATCCTGAGCCTCTCCTGCATTTTGCACTTACTTCAGGCAGCCACTCCGATCCCGCG GTTCGTGTATATACACCGAAAAGAATCCAGCAAGAGCTTGAAACGTCGAAAGAAGAGTACATAAGAATGAACTTAAGCATACGCAAGCAGAGAATCCTATTGCCAAAGCTTGTGGAGACGTTTGCAAAAGACTCCGGTTTATGTCCGGCGGGTTTGACAGAGATGGTTAACCGGAGTATACCGGAGTCTTCAAGGAAATGTGTAAAGAGATGTCAATCTAGTACTAGTAAACCACGAAAGACAATTGATTGGATCCCTCACAGCTTTACATTTAGATATCTTATTCTTAGAGAAGCTGCCAAATGA
- the DAR7 gene encoding DA1-related protein 7 (DA1-related protein 7 (DAR7); FUNCTIONS IN: zinc ion binding; LOCATED IN: cellular_component unknown; EXPRESSED IN: 16 plant structures; EXPRESSED DURING: 7 growth stages; CONTAINS InterPro DOMAIN/s: Zinc finger, LIM-type (InterPro:IPR001781), Protein of unknown function DUF3633 (InterPro:IPR022087); BEST Arabidopsis thaliana protein match is: DA1-related protein 6 (TAIR:AT5G66620.1); Has 2467 Blast hits to 1764 proteins in 148 species: Archae - 0; Bacteria - 16; Metazoa - 1946; Fungi - 65; Plants - 174; Viruses - 2; Other Eukaryotes - 264 (source: NCBI BLink).) produces MWCLSCFKPSTKHDPSEDRFEEETNIVTGISLYEDVILRQRRSEADQIEWAIQDSFNPQETSRCRQREEDDQIARGLQYVEETELDKSVVDEEDQQLSKIVEESLKEKGKSKQFEDDQVENDEQQALMVQESLYMVELSAQLEEDKNISTIPPLNEDAQLQKVIWESAKGKGQIEHFKDPVEEDGNLPRVDLNVNHPHSICDGCKSAIEYGRSVHALGVNWHPECFCCRYCDKPIAMHEFSNTKGRCHITCYERSHPNCHVCKKKFPGRKYKEHPFWKEKYCPFHEVDGTPKCCSCERLEPWGTKYVMLADNRWLCVKCMECAVMDTYECQPLHFEIREFFGSLNMKVEKEFPLLLVEKEALKKAEAQEKIDNQHGVVTRGICLSEGQIVNSVFKKPTMGPNGELVSLGTEPQKVVGGCEVTAILILYGLPRLLTGYILAHEMMHAWLRLNGYRNLKLELEEGICQVLGHMWLESQTYSSSAAASSASSSSRTPAANASKKGAQSDYEKKLVEFCKDQIETDDSPVYGVGFRKVNQMVSDSSLHKILKSIQHWTKPDSNL; encoded by the exons ATGTGGTGTTTGTCCTGCTTTAAACCTTCCACTAAACATGATCCCTCTGAG GATcgttttgaagaagaaacaaatatcGTTACAGGTATTTCTCTGTATGAAGATGTCATCTTACGTCAGAGAAGATCAGAAGCTGATCAGATAGAATGGGCTATTCAAGATAGCTTCAACCCGCAAGAAACTTCTCGTTGTCGTCAGCGAGAGGAGGATGATCAGATAGCGCGTGGTTTGCAATATGTGGAAGAAACTGAGCTTGATAAATCAGTTGTGGACGAAGAAGATCAGCAGCTTTCTAAGATTGTTGAGGAGAGTTTGAAGGAGAAAGGCAAAAGTAAGCAATTTGAAGATGATCAAGTGGAAAATGATGAACAGCAAGCTCTGATGGTTCAGGAGAGTCTATACATGGTGGAGCTTTCTGCTCaacttgaagaagataaaaacatttcaacaaTACCTCCGCTGAATGAAGATGCGCAGCTTCAGAAGGTTATTTGGGAAAGCGCGAAGGGTAAAGGCCAAATAGAGCATTTCAAAGATCCagtggaagaagatggaaatcTTCCAAGGGTAGATCTCAACGTTAACCATCCTCATAG CATATGTGATGGTTGCAAATCTGCGATTGAATATGGAAGATCTGTTCATGCCTTGGGTGTTAATTGGCATCCTGAATGTTTCTGTTGTCGTTATTGCGACAAACCAATCGCTATGCACGAG TTTTCAAACACAAAAGGGAGGTGTCATATAACCTGCTACGAGCGTAGTCACCCAAACTGCCATGTCTGCAAAAAGAAG TTTCCTGGTAGAAAGTATAAAGAACATCCCTTCTGGAAGGAAAAGTACTGCCCTTTTCATGAAGTTGATGGAACTCCCAAGTGTTGCAGTTGTGAAAGATTAGAG ccCTGGGGAACGAAGTATGTAATGCTTGCTGACAATCGGTGGCTATGCGTAAAATGTATGGAATGCGCGGTTATGGATACTTATGAGTGCCAACCATTGCACTTTGAAATCCGTGAATTCTTCGGAAGCTTAAACATGAAGGTTGAGAAAGAATTCCCTCTTCTTTTGGTGGAGAAAGAAGCGCTGAAAAAAGCTGAGGCGCAAGAAAAGATC GACAATCAGCATGGGGTTGTAACCAGAGGTATTTGCCTGTCTGAAGGGCAGATTGTCAATAGT GTCTTTAAAAAGCCAACCATGGGGCCAAACGGCGAGCTAGTAAGCTTGGGTACAGAACCTCAAAAGGTTGTTGGTGGATGTGAGGTCACTGCAATTCTCATCCTATATGGACTTCCTAG GTTACTAACTGGATATATCTTGGCTCATGAGATGATGCATGCTTGGCTTAGACTCAATG GTTATAGGAATCTTAAGTTAGAGCTGGAAGAAGGAATATGCCAAGTGCTAGGCCACATGTGGTTGGAGTCACAGACATACTCCAGTTCTGCAGCTGCatcatcagcttcttcttcttcgaggACTCCAGCTGCTAATGCATCAAAGAAAGGTGCTCAATCTGATTACGAGAAGAAACTGGTGGAATTTTGCAAGGATCAGATAGAAACAGACGATTCACCGGTCTACGGTGTTGGATTCAGGAAAGTTAACCAGATGGTCTCAGACTCCAGCCTCCATAAAATCCTGAAAAGTATTCAACACTGGACGAAACCAGATTCAAATCTTTGA
- the DAR7 gene encoding DA1-related protein 7, whose product MVQESLYMVELSAQLEEDKNISTIPPLNEDAQLQKVIWESAKGKGQIEHFKDPVEEDGNLPRVDLNVNHPHSICDGCKSAIEYGRSVHALGVNWHPECFCCRYCDKPIAMHEFSNTKGRCHITCYERSHPNCHVCKKKFPGRKYKEHPFWKEKYCPFHEVDGTPKCCSCERLEPWGTKYVMLADNRWLCVKCMECAVMDTYECQPLHFEIREFFGSLNMKVEKEFPLLLVEKEALKKAEAQEKIDNQHGVVTRGICLSEGQIVNSVFKKPTMGPNGELVSLGTEPQKVVGGCEVTAILILYGLPRLLTGYILAHEMMHAWLRLNGYRNLKLELEEGICQVLGHMWLESQTYSSSAAASSASSSSRTPAANASKKGAQSDYEKKLVEFCKDQIETDDSPVYGVGFRKVNQMVSDSSLHKILKSIQHWTKPDSNL is encoded by the exons ATGGTTCAGGAGAGTCTATACATGGTGGAGCTTTCTGCTCaacttgaagaagataaaaacatttcaacaaTACCTCCGCTGAATGAAGATGCGCAGCTTCAGAAGGTTATTTGGGAAAGCGCGAAGGGTAAAGGCCAAATAGAGCATTTCAAAGATCCagtggaagaagatggaaatcTTCCAAGGGTAGATCTCAACGTTAACCATCCTCATAG CATATGTGATGGTTGCAAATCTGCGATTGAATATGGAAGATCTGTTCATGCCTTGGGTGTTAATTGGCATCCTGAATGTTTCTGTTGTCGTTATTGCGACAAACCAATCGCTATGCACGAG TTTTCAAACACAAAAGGGAGGTGTCATATAACCTGCTACGAGCGTAGTCACCCAAACTGCCATGTCTGCAAAAAGAAG TTTCCTGGTAGAAAGTATAAAGAACATCCCTTCTGGAAGGAAAAGTACTGCCCTTTTCATGAAGTTGATGGAACTCCCAAGTGTTGCAGTTGTGAAAGATTAGAG ccCTGGGGAACGAAGTATGTAATGCTTGCTGACAATCGGTGGCTATGCGTAAAATGTATGGAATGCGCGGTTATGGATACTTATGAGTGCCAACCATTGCACTTTGAAATCCGTGAATTCTTCGGAAGCTTAAACATGAAGGTTGAGAAAGAATTCCCTCTTCTTTTGGTGGAGAAAGAAGCGCTGAAAAAAGCTGAGGCGCAAGAAAAGATC GACAATCAGCATGGGGTTGTAACCAGAGGTATTTGCCTGTCTGAAGGGCAGATTGTCAATAGT GTCTTTAAAAAGCCAACCATGGGGCCAAACGGCGAGCTAGTAAGCTTGGGTACAGAACCTCAAAAGGTTGTTGGTGGATGTGAGGTCACTGCAATTCTCATCCTATATGGACTTCCTAG GTTACTAACTGGATATATCTTGGCTCATGAGATGATGCATGCTTGGCTTAGACTCAATG GTTATAGGAATCTTAAGTTAGAGCTGGAAGAAGGAATATGCCAAGTGCTAGGCCACATGTGGTTGGAGTCACAGACATACTCCAGTTCTGCAGCTGCatcatcagcttcttcttcttcgaggACTCCAGCTGCTAATGCATCAAAGAAAGGTGCTCAATCTGATTACGAGAAGAAACTGGTGGAATTTTGCAAGGATCAGATAGAAACAGACGATTCACCGGTCTACGGTGTTGGATTCAGGAAAGTTAACCAGATGGTCTCAGACTCCAGCCTCCATAAAATCCTGAAAAGTATTCAACACTGGACGAAACCAGATTCAAATCTTTGA
- the DAR7 gene encoding DA1-related protein 7 (DA1-related protein 7 (DAR7); FUNCTIONS IN: zinc ion binding; LOCATED IN: cellular_component unknown; EXPRESSED IN: 16 plant structures; EXPRESSED DURING: 7 growth stages; CONTAINS InterPro DOMAIN/s: Zinc finger, LIM-type (InterPro:IPR001781), Protein of unknown function DUF3633 (InterPro:IPR022087); BEST Arabidopsis thaliana protein match is: DA1-related protein 6 (TAIR:AT5G66620.1).) has translation MWCLSCFKPSTKHDPSEDRFEEETNIVTGISLYEDVILRQRRSEADQIEWAIQDSFNPQETSRCRQREEDDQIARGLQYVEETELDKSVVDEEDQQLSKIVEESLKEKGKSKQFEDDQVENDEQQALMVQESLYMVELSAQLEEDKNISTIPPLNEDAQLQKVIWESAKGKGQIEHFKDPVEEDGNLPRVDLNVNHPHSICDGCKSAIEYGRSVHALGVNWHPECFCCRYCDKPIAMHEFSNTKGRCHITCYERSHPNCHVCKKKFPGRKYKEHPFWKEKYCPFHEVDGTPKCCSCERLEPWGTKYVMLADNRWLCVKCMECAVMDTYECQPLHFEIREFFGSLNMKVEKEFPLLLVEKEALKKAEAQEKIDNQHGVVTRGICLSEGQIVNSVFKKPTMGPNGELVSLGTEPQKVVGGCEVTAILILYGLPRLLTGYILAHEMMHAWLRLNGTTSTQFVFANQYGESSQLKVLFGLITGYRNLKLELEEGICQVLGHMWLESQTYSSSAAASSASSSSRTPAANASKKGAQSDYEKKLVEFCKDQIETDDSPVYGVGFRKVNQMVSDSSLHKILKSIQHWTKPDSNL, from the exons ATGTGGTGTTTGTCCTGCTTTAAACCTTCCACTAAACATGATCCCTCTGAG GATcgttttgaagaagaaacaaatatcGTTACAGGTATTTCTCTGTATGAAGATGTCATCTTACGTCAGAGAAGATCAGAAGCTGATCAGATAGAATGGGCTATTCAAGATAGCTTCAACCCGCAAGAAACTTCTCGTTGTCGTCAGCGAGAGGAGGATGATCAGATAGCGCGTGGTTTGCAATATGTGGAAGAAACTGAGCTTGATAAATCAGTTGTGGACGAAGAAGATCAGCAGCTTTCTAAGATTGTTGAGGAGAGTTTGAAGGAGAAAGGCAAAAGTAAGCAATTTGAAGATGATCAAGTGGAAAATGATGAACAGCAAGCTCTGATGGTTCAGGAGAGTCTATACATGGTGGAGCTTTCTGCTCaacttgaagaagataaaaacatttcaacaaTACCTCCGCTGAATGAAGATGCGCAGCTTCAGAAGGTTATTTGGGAAAGCGCGAAGGGTAAAGGCCAAATAGAGCATTTCAAAGATCCagtggaagaagatggaaatcTTCCAAGGGTAGATCTCAACGTTAACCATCCTCATAG CATATGTGATGGTTGCAAATCTGCGATTGAATATGGAAGATCTGTTCATGCCTTGGGTGTTAATTGGCATCCTGAATGTTTCTGTTGTCGTTATTGCGACAAACCAATCGCTATGCACGAG TTTTCAAACACAAAAGGGAGGTGTCATATAACCTGCTACGAGCGTAGTCACCCAAACTGCCATGTCTGCAAAAAGAAG TTTCCTGGTAGAAAGTATAAAGAACATCCCTTCTGGAAGGAAAAGTACTGCCCTTTTCATGAAGTTGATGGAACTCCCAAGTGTTGCAGTTGTGAAAGATTAGAG ccCTGGGGAACGAAGTATGTAATGCTTGCTGACAATCGGTGGCTATGCGTAAAATGTATGGAATGCGCGGTTATGGATACTTATGAGTGCCAACCATTGCACTTTGAAATCCGTGAATTCTTCGGAAGCTTAAACATGAAGGTTGAGAAAGAATTCCCTCTTCTTTTGGTGGAGAAAGAAGCGCTGAAAAAAGCTGAGGCGCAAGAAAAGATC GACAATCAGCATGGGGTTGTAACCAGAGGTATTTGCCTGTCTGAAGGGCAGATTGTCAATAGT GTCTTTAAAAAGCCAACCATGGGGCCAAACGGCGAGCTAGTAAGCTTGGGTACAGAACCTCAAAAGGTTGTTGGTGGATGTGAGGTCACTGCAATTCTCATCCTATATGGACTTCCTAG GTTACTAACTGGATATATCTTGGCTCATGAGATGATGCATGCTTGGCTTAGACTCAATGGTACTACTAGTACCCAATTTGTATTTGCCAATCAATATGGAGAGAGCTCTCAACTAAAAGTGCTATTTGGTTTGATCACAGGTTATAGGAATCTTAAGTTAGAGCTGGAAGAAGGAATATGCCAAGTGCTAGGCCACATGTGGTTGGAGTCACAGACATACTCCAGTTCTGCAGCTGCatcatcagcttcttcttcttcgaggACTCCAGCTGCTAATGCATCAAAGAAAGGTGCTCAATCTGATTACGAGAAGAAACTGGTGGAATTTTGCAAGGATCAGATAGAAACAGACGATTCACCGGTCTACGGTGTTGGATTCAGGAAAGTTAACCAGATGGTCTCAGACTCCAGCCTCCATAAAATCCTGAAAAGTATTCAACACTGGACGAAACCAGATTCAAATCTTTGA